Proteins encoded by one window of Blautia luti:
- a CDS encoding Cof-type HAD-IIB family hydrolase, with the protein MVKLIASDIDGTLVKDGTLAIDPEYMDVIGRLIDKGIVFVACSGRQFRSERKLFAPIADKLLYVSDGGTVVRTPKEILKVHAMPDEIWKGMCSMIRENMPSCDYFVCTPECCFAEDGGSRMFHWLRDSYGYDIREVPEMLKLKDQQIIKFSVYHQNACEEMCASLFTPAWKDKTVMAAAGKEWMDCTPIGSGKGPALAFLQKYLGISPEETCTFGDNLNDIEMLQNAGFSYAVSNSRPEVQAAAKDTCPPYWENGVLQVLKTFL; encoded by the coding sequence ATGGTTAAACTGATTGCTTCAGATATAGATGGAACTTTGGTAAAGGATGGAACTCTGGCGATTGATCCGGAGTATATGGATGTGATCGGGCGGTTGATTGATAAGGGGATTGTTTTTGTTGCCTGTTCAGGTCGGCAGTTTCGAAGTGAGCGGAAATTGTTTGCACCCATTGCAGACAAGCTTCTCTATGTTTCAGATGGAGGAACTGTTGTCCGGACTCCGAAAGAAATTCTGAAAGTACATGCCATGCCGGATGAAATCTGGAAAGGGATGTGTTCTATGATCCGTGAAAATATGCCTTCCTGTGATTATTTTGTATGTACACCGGAGTGCTGCTTTGCCGAAGACGGAGGAAGCCGAATGTTCCACTGGCTCAGGGATTCTTATGGATATGATATCCGCGAAGTACCCGAAATGTTAAAGCTAAAAGATCAGCAGATCATTAAGTTCTCCGTATATCACCAGAACGCCTGTGAAGAAATGTGTGCATCTCTGTTCACTCCTGCCTGGAAAGATAAAACCGTCATGGCCGCCGCAGGCAAAGAATGGATGGACTGTACTCCCATCGGTTCAGGAAAAGGACCTGCGCTTGCCTTTCTGCAGAAATATCTCGGAATCTCCCCTGAAGAAACCTGTACCTTCGGAGACAATCTCAACGATATAGAAATGCTCCAGAACGCAGGATTCAGCTACGCAGTCTCCAACTCCCGCCCGGAAGTACAGGCCGCTGCCAAAGATACCTGCCCGCCTTACTGGGAAAATGGAGTTCTGCAGGTTTTGAAAACGTTTTTATAA
- the trpA gene encoding tryptophan synthase subunit alpha yields MNKKIAEAFEKGKAFIPFITCGDPSLEVTEQLVYAMEEAGADLIELGIPFSDPTAEGPVIQRANVRALSDGVTTDKVFDMVVKIRKNSSIPMVFMTYANVVFSYGTERFIKTAAEIGMNGLILPDVPFEEKEEFDTVCKKYGIDLISLIAPTSHERIAQIAKEAEGFVYCVSSLGVTGTRTNITTDIGAMVKLVKTAKDIPCAVGFGISTPEQAKKMAAQSDGAIVGSAIVKLCAAHGVDCVPYVKEYVKSMKDAVKEV; encoded by the coding sequence ATGAATAAGAAAATCGCAGAAGCATTTGAAAAAGGTAAGGCATTTATCCCGTTTATCACCTGCGGAGACCCGTCTCTGGAGGTGACAGAACAGCTTGTATACGCAATGGAGGAAGCAGGTGCAGACCTGATTGAACTTGGAATCCCATTCTCCGACCCGACAGCAGAAGGTCCGGTGATCCAGAGAGCAAATGTAAGAGCCCTCTCCGATGGCGTAACGACAGATAAAGTATTTGACATGGTAGTAAAGATCAGAAAGAACAGTTCCATTCCTATGGTATTTATGACCTACGCAAACGTAGTATTTTCCTATGGAACAGAACGCTTCATCAAAACAGCTGCAGAAATTGGAATGAACGGCCTGATCCTGCCGGATGTACCGTTTGAAGAAAAAGAAGAGTTTGATACTGTATGCAAGAAATACGGCATCGATCTGATCTCCCTGATCGCACCGACTTCTCACGAGAGAATCGCACAGATCGCAAAAGAAGCGGAAGGGTTTGTATACTGCGTATCCTCCCTCGGCGTTACAGGAACCAGAACCAACATTACGACAGACATCGGCGCAATGGTGAAACTGGTGAAAACTGCAAAAGACATTCCTTGCGCAGTAGGATTCGGAATCTCCACACCGGAACAGGCGAAGAAGATGGCAGCACAGTCTGACGGTGCAATTGTAGGATCTGCAATTGTGAAATTATGTGCAGCACATGGAGTTGATTGTGTGCCGTATGTGAAAGAGTATGTGAAATCTATGAAAGATGCAGTAAAAGAAGTATAA
- the trpB gene encoding tryptophan synthase subunit beta — protein MSKGRFGIHGGQYIPETLMNAVIELEEAYNHYKDDPEFNAELTELLNEYAGRPSRLYFASHMTEDLGGAKVYLKREDLNHTGAHKINNVLGQVLLAKKMGKTRVIAETGAGQHGVATATAAALMGMECEIFMGKEDTERQALNVYRMRLLGAKVNAVTSGTATLKDAVSETMREWTNRISDTHYVLGSVMGPHPFPTIVRDFQAVISKEIKEQILEKEGRLPDAVLACVGGGSNAIGTFYNFINDKDVRLIGCEAAGRGVNTAETAATIATGKLGIFHGMKSYFCQDEYGQIAPVYSISAGLDYPGIGPEHAHLYDIGRAEYVPVTDEEAVEAFEYLSRTEGIIPAIESAHAVAYAKKIVPQMSKDQIVVITISGRGDKDCAAIARYRGEDIHE, from the coding sequence ATGTCAAAAGGAAGATTCGGCATTCACGGCGGACAGTACATACCGGAAACATTAATGAACGCTGTCATCGAACTGGAGGAAGCCTATAACCACTACAAAGATGACCCGGAATTTAACGCAGAACTCACAGAGCTTCTGAACGAATATGCAGGAAGACCATCCCGTCTTTATTTTGCCTCCCACATGACAGAAGACCTTGGCGGCGCAAAAGTATACTTAAAGAGAGAAGACTTAAATCACACAGGTGCCCACAAGATCAACAACGTACTTGGCCAGGTACTTCTTGCCAAGAAAATGGGCAAGACCCGTGTCATCGCAGAAACAGGCGCAGGCCAGCACGGTGTAGCCACAGCTACAGCAGCAGCCCTCATGGGTATGGAATGTGAAATCTTCATGGGAAAAGAAGATACAGAACGTCAGGCATTAAACGTATACAGAATGCGTCTTCTCGGAGCAAAGGTCAACGCAGTTACCTCAGGTACAGCAACACTGAAAGATGCAGTTTCCGAGACAATGAGAGAGTGGACAAACCGTATTTCCGACACTCACTATGTACTTGGCTCTGTAATGGGCCCGCATCCATTCCCGACAATCGTCCGTGATTTCCAGGCAGTCATTTCCAAAGAAATCAAAGAGCAGATCCTTGAGAAAGAGGGCAGACTCCCAGATGCAGTACTTGCATGTGTAGGCGGCGGTTCCAATGCGATTGGAACATTCTACAATTTCATCAATGACAAAGACGTTCGTCTGATCGGATGTGAGGCAGCAGGTCGTGGTGTAAACACAGCAGAGACAGCAGCAACTATCGCAACCGGAAAACTTGGAATCTTCCACGGAATGAAATCCTATTTCTGTCAGGACGAATACGGCCAGATCGCACCGGTATATTCCATTTCCGCAGGTCTGGACTATCCGGGAATCGGACCGGAACATGCACATCTCTATGATATAGGACGTGCAGAATATGTACCTGTTACAGACGAAGAAGCAGTAGAAGCATTTGAGTACCTTTCCAGAACAGAGGGAATCATCCCTGCAATCGAGAGCGCTCATGCAGTAGCTTACGCAAAGAAAATTGTTCCACAGATGAGCAAAGACCAGATCGTAGTCATCACAATCTCCGGACGTGGAGATAAAGACTGCGCGGCAATCGCACGTTACAGAGGGGAGGATATCCATGAATAA
- a CDS encoding phosphoribosylanthranilate isomerase has protein sequence MTREQQQRTKIKICGLKRPEDITYVNEAKPDYCGFIIEFPKSSRNVTGDQVRTLTANLHPDIIPVGVFVNASPERVEELLLDGTIQIAQLHGQEDEDYIRRIQRNTRHQVIKAFSVKTTQDIELALQSPADYILLDQGSGGTGKTFDWSLIPEITRPFFLAGGLGPDNLEQAVRTIRSYAVDLSSSVETDGVKDRSKIVEAVNLVHK, from the coding sequence ATGACCAGAGAACAACAGCAAAGAACAAAAATCAAAATCTGCGGTCTGAAACGCCCGGAAGACATTACATATGTAAATGAGGCAAAACCAGACTACTGCGGATTTATCATAGAATTTCCAAAAAGCAGCAGAAACGTCACAGGTGACCAGGTAAGAACTCTTACTGCAAACCTGCATCCGGACATTATCCCGGTAGGCGTTTTCGTAAACGCTTCCCCGGAAAGGGTAGAGGAACTGCTTCTCGACGGAACCATCCAGATTGCGCAGCTTCATGGGCAGGAAGATGAGGATTACATCAGAAGAATCCAGAGAAACACCAGACACCAGGTCATTAAAGCTTTTTCCGTAAAAACAACTCAGGATATTGAACTGGCATTACAAAGCCCGGCAGATTACATCCTGCTGGATCAGGGAAGCGGTGGAACCGGCAAAACCTTTGACTGGTCCCTGATCCCGGAAATAACCAGACCATTTTTCCTGGCAGGAGGTCTTGGTCCTGACAATCTTGAACAGGCAGTCCGTACGATACGCTCTTATGCAGTAGATTTAAGCAGCAGCGTAGAGACGGATGGCGTAAAGGACAGGAGCAAGATTGTGGAAGCAGTGAATCTGGTGCACAAATAA
- the trpC gene encoding indole-3-glycerol phosphate synthase TrpC, translating to MKNILEEIAARTTERIAKEKAQVSVSELENRIQEINKNTLQKMTFLQALQKDGMSYICEVKKASPSKGLIAPDFPYLAIAQEYEQAGASAISCLTEPFYFQGSDQYLKEIAATVHIPVLRKDFTVDEYMIYQAKSLGASAVLLICAILDDGELKAYRQLAKELGLDALVEAHDEYEVDRALNLGAEIVGVNNRDLRTFQVDMNNSIRLRKMAPDNVVFVSESGIRTPDDIRLLYENQVDAVLIGETLMRSPDKKAVLESLNGSPLR from the coding sequence ATGAAGAATATATTAGAAGAAATCGCAGCCAGAACAACTGAGAGGATCGCAAAAGAAAAAGCGCAGGTTTCGGTATCTGAACTGGAAAACAGAATTCAGGAGATCAACAAAAACACGTTACAGAAAATGACATTCCTGCAGGCACTGCAAAAAGACGGCATGTCCTATATCTGCGAAGTAAAGAAAGCATCCCCGTCCAAGGGGCTTATTGCACCGGACTTCCCATATCTGGCAATCGCGCAGGAATATGAACAGGCAGGAGCAAGCGCAATCTCCTGTCTCACAGAACCTTTTTACTTTCAGGGTTCTGACCAGTATCTGAAAGAAATCGCAGCCACCGTGCACATCCCGGTGCTTCGAAAGGATTTTACAGTGGATGAATACATGATTTATCAGGCGAAATCATTGGGAGCCTCCGCAGTACTTCTTATCTGCGCAATTCTGGATGACGGTGAACTGAAAGCGTACAGACAGCTTGCAAAAGAGCTTGGACTGGATGCGCTGGTAGAAGCGCATGATGAGTATGAAGTAGACAGAGCTTTAAATCTGGGTGCAGAGATAGTGGGAGTAAACAACCGCGACCTCAGAACTTTCCAGGTAGACATGAACAACAGTATCCGCCTGAGAAAAATGGCACCGGACAATGTGGTCTTTGTCTCCGAAAGCGGAATCCGCACCCCGGATGACATCAGACTTCTTTATGAAAATCAGGTAGACGCCGTACTGATCGGCGAAACACTCATGCGAAGCCCGGACAAGAAAGCAGTGCTGGAAAGCTTAAATGGCAGTCCATTACGTTGA
- the trpD gene encoding anthranilate phosphoribosyltransferase gives MIKEAIIKLSKKQDLTYAEAETVMDEIMSGQATPVQMSAYLTALSLKGETIDEITASAAGMRAHCIKLLHDMDVLEIVGTGGDGSNSFNISTTSSLVIAAGGVPVAKHGNRAASSKSGAADVLEALGVKITLTPERSAEILKKINICFLFAQNYHIAMKYVAPIRKELGIRTVFNILGPLSNPAGANMELMGVYDQALVEPLAQVMANLGVNRGMVVYGQDSLDEISMCAPTSVCEIKDGKFTSYEITPEQFGYEKCEKGALTGGTPAENAEITKAILKGEERGPKRQAVCLNAGVALYIAGKAASMEEGVKLAESLIDNGAALKKLEEFVEETNKK, from the coding sequence ATGATTAAAGAAGCCATTATCAAATTATCAAAGAAACAGGATTTAACATACGCAGAAGCAGAAACTGTAATGGACGAGATCATGAGCGGTCAGGCAACACCTGTACAGATGTCCGCCTATCTTACAGCTTTATCCTTAAAAGGAGAGACCATTGATGAGATCACTGCTTCCGCAGCAGGCATGAGAGCACACTGCATCAAACTTCTCCATGACATGGATGTTCTGGAAATCGTAGGTACAGGCGGAGATGGATCCAACTCCTTTAACATTTCCACAACTTCTTCCCTGGTGATCGCAGCAGGCGGTGTTCCAGTTGCTAAACACGGAAATAGAGCAGCTTCCTCCAAATCAGGTGCAGCAGATGTTCTGGAAGCACTTGGAGTAAAGATCACATTAACACCGGAACGCAGCGCAGAGATCCTGAAGAAAATCAACATCTGCTTCTTATTTGCACAGAACTACCACATTGCCATGAAATATGTGGCACCGATTCGAAAAGAACTTGGAATCAGAACTGTATTTAACATTCTTGGACCGTTAAGCAACCCGGCAGGTGCAAACATGGAGCTGATGGGAGTTTACGATCAGGCACTGGTAGAGCCCCTTGCACAGGTAATGGCAAACCTTGGTGTAAACAGAGGAATGGTCGTTTACGGACAGGACAGCCTGGATGAGATTTCCATGTGTGCACCGACATCCGTATGCGAGATCAAAGATGGCAAATTCACATCCTACGAGATCACACCAGAGCAGTTCGGCTATGAGAAATGCGAGAAAGGTGCCCTCACAGGCGGCACTCCTGCAGAGAACGCAGAGATCACCAAAGCAATTTTAAAAGGCGAAGAAAGAGGACCGAAGCGTCAGGCTGTCTGCTTAAATGCAGGTGTAGCACTCTATATCGCAGGAAAAGCAGCTTCCATGGAAGAGGGCGTGAAACTTGCAGAATCCCTTATCGACAATGGTGCAGCATTGAAGAAACTGGAAGAATTTGTGGAAGAGACAAATAAAAAGTAA